Part of the Rana temporaria chromosome 11, aRanTem1.1, whole genome shotgun sequence genome, tatacatacacacacacaccacgcaCTGTGCTGTGCCTCTCTATGAATGATGGGGaaataaatttgattttttttttttttttataaaacttccttttcaaaatccttttttctccagTGTTCATTGAGGGGGCACAGCTTCCCATCTATTTGGTCATTTCTTTGGGTGACTTGTTACCATTCTTATCCTTCACGACTTTTTCCGGTTTTCTTGCTAGCTACAACTGATCACCATTGTTTGAGCTAGTtggccccttttttctttttggttttcACTCGGTGTCTAATTTTTTAGGTGGCAACATATCGTGCATGTATATGAATCTATGGtgctgtgtccctcaatgaacaTTGAGTAAAAAGATTTACAGGtacaaaaaattgtatttttatggtAGGCCCTTGTCTTACATGAGCTACCAAAGTTAGTCAGTCAATAAGTCCGCTGTATAACATTGCCCTGTTATAGAAGGTCATTTGTTAGTGGGACAGGCTTTACAGACTTTTCTTTGACACCTTCTCTCCAGAATCCCGTCCCAAACATCCCAGTCCAGAATCACCTGGGTCTCCTTTTGAAATGATTGCAAACAGCAGAGGCTTTGATTTCCAGGAAAGTGAAGACAAAGCGATTAATCACGGACTTTCACAGATGTCTACCGAAAGACCTAACCAAATGGAGACAGCCGATGAACCGCTAATCAGATATACACACCCAAATTGGGGTTTCAACGAGGAAGAATCATATGGATTTATGCCACACTTTAGAGCAGGTATAAGACCTGATGATTTGGAACCTGAGATTCCTGTAGTTGAACCAAATGACAATCCAAAAAAAGCAAGTCCTGAATTCACGCATGAAAAAGTGCTTCCTAAATCCACAGTAGATGAAAGGTACTTGGGTCAAAGTCTAGAAACCCCAGATGTCTGTGGGGAGGCAAAAGACCACAGCTCTGCAAAAAGGGAGGAACCATCATATGATTTTAAATCGGAGCTTCGTTGGGCAGATGCAGACGATGACATGGACAGCTCAGGGGAGTCAGATGACACAGTAATAGATGCTGGTTGGAGAGTCAAAAGTTCAGAACTGGAGCAGAGGGAACATGGCGAGGATGGTTGGGTTGAGCTGCATAATGCACAGCAGAAAAATGAAACTAAGAAGGAAAATACAGTAATGGTACATGAGGCACTTGCCAATAACTCAGAACGTCTGTGGTCATCCCAATACAGTGAAACCCAAACTACTCCTTTAGTAGATGCTACAGATAATTTAAACAAATCTGCATCAAAGACCCCAGAATCTCCTCATAGTGAAGGCTTTGTGGATCTAGCCGATACGTATGGTACAGACCCCAAGACTGGGGTGATTTGCTATTCAGAGTCTGAATCCTTGGAAGACAAAGTAGAGGAAAATTTAACCATTGAAGCTCTAAGAGCTTTGGCAGATGGGACGCAAGACTGGAATTCAGAAAGCCAGGAATCTTCTCCAGAGCTTTTGTGTCCTCAGTTTGGCAGCTTTGAAGGGTTAAAGACAACTGAGTTTCAAGTTTCCACAGATTCGTTCCAGGATTCCTCAGTTGATATTCTGACCTGCAAAGGTAAAGAAGACTTCTTATCCAGTGCACCGTTGGCATGACCCTCACATTGTTAACTTGCACCGCTCGTGCCTATTCATCTGTTGGCATGCACTGTTGGCATGGGCAAAGAACCAGTAGCATGCACTGTAGATGCCCATTGcaggcatgcatcatacatgcccAGTTGCACATCTTTGATGCCTATCCAGCATGCTCAACTTGCTCTTGGCACAGTAACCCGCCCTGTCTTTACACATTGCTGCCATGCACGGCTATCAAGTATTACCTTTACCTGCTTTCCTGCCTATATGTATACTTTTTATATAAATTGGCATGCGTGCATCCTCCCTTCATGCACCTTCCCTTCTGACCTTCTGTACGTGTTTATGTATTTACATATGAATATTATGTAACTGCAGTTTCATTTCTACCCTCAAAGTTTGAAATCattacttcttcttttttttttttctttctttatatatTGTAGTCCGCTTTCTTAAGGTCGTTTTTACACTAATGTCTATTGGGTTGTTGGAACTTATCTGGTAGAAAACATTGATATATGAAAATGTTTATAAGGCAAACATGCGTGTAAATATTCTTGAATGTTTTGTCCATATTGGAGTTGTCAACACACTACTCCCTACTTGTTGTAGAAATGGCTGAGTATATAAGTGGGTGTTGCAGCGACCACTGACTAGAGCCGTATGTAGTCGGAGTGAGAAAATTTCACCAGGACACAGTGGATCTCCAGAGTAGGACCAAAATAAAATTTCGGAGTCTCGCACAACCCTTTCATCGGACATGTGGCTGtcgcatgcctgatgaaggggtcctccGAGGATTCGAAACGTTGCTGTAACAATGCAATCTTTTATTAAAGCCTTGGACCCACTTtggagatccatggtgtgctggtgacattgacTTCGACTAGATTGGAGTTATGACCTCATTATAGAACCTACTAGGTCACATAAAGAAATCTGACTTGTTTTAGTGAGATGCCTGAAATTTTTGCATACACTTAATTTGTAGTGTGTttgtttccttttgttttttgtaaGTGTGTTCTGTCAGGAAGATCTGCCTTTACTTTCTGCCCCAGAAGCACAACAGGAAGTAGGCGTAGATGTCTCCAAGGCAAATTGTATATCCACTCCTAGACAGGTGTCGCCAGAGCAGAATTTGAAGATTCCCCTCCAATTCTGTTCAACGCAAACATTTTAGTTTTCCAATTCCTTTCTGTACCAGagacagtggtcaccaggacCAGTGGAGAGGGTAAACCACCCCAGCTGGGCCACAGTTAACAGCTTCAAGCCCTacataaaatgaaaaattaggtattttacatacactttttaaaaatgcatttcATCTGTCCCACAAAACTGTACTAGTTTTTATACAGTGATCCATCGctcatacatatatttttttccccttttatagGCATTTCTTAACACTAAGTTTATAGATATCTGCTTGGGTATCAGATGGTTGGTGTGGTTATATTAGTCATATCTGCACTAATGTAATCTCACACAGCTGATGTCTCTTCTTTTGTCATGCTCATGGCAGATTTAATCATATATTAGGCAGCTGTATTTTATAGATTGGCTGCCTGAgttgtgtttaatttttttttatactataatTGAATATGCTAGATCTAAAAGTGGAAATGTACAGTCTTGTCATTTAGATCAGGCACCAGTAGAGTGTATTTGGGTTGGTACAGGTGCATGTCTGTACCTGCAAGAACAGATGTCATGAAAGTAATGCAGGTTGATATTTTGGTTGTGGCTTCttttaatattaacttaaaaaaaaaaaaatacagactaaTGGACACAGCAGCTAAGTTCTCTTTTATACATTTCATAGTccttgaaaaaattgaaaaaaatgagaCCAAATGAGTATAGGGTAAAGGCTGCTTGAGACCTATTTCCTATCAATAGTCACAGGTCAGGTTTGGCTAgtattttcaaggcactgataaCATGAccgtaaaataatataaaagaataTTTATTGACATAAAACCATATACAATTTTAAAAGCATTAGGGACAGACCCCACAGATCAGAAAGGCAATGTAATGAAACAAGACCGTAAAGTATCTGATGGGTAGAGCCAGCCAGCGACCTCgaccgaccggtttcgcggtaataccgcttcttcaggagggtctataGAATACATGAAAATTGTACAATAGGAACAAGCATATTAAATACAACATATCAAAATAGTATAACAGAAAAGCAGTGTATTGTCAAAGGGAGTTGAGTTCGCTCACCTAAACTGGTTCATTGATCAGGCATGGGCTCAGATACCCCCCATGGCGCACGAGGGGGAATAATGTGACAGGCTCTAATGAAAATAAATAGACTTTTAATGATTTTGTTAATGATGGGTGTGTGACAAGGGAGAGGACCACCGAGTGAAAGAGTGAAGTGCTAAGTGGGAATAGGAAGGTGATAAAGAGGTAGTAAGGGAAGACtaagagaaaggaggaggggaaggaagggaaaaagagggaggggagaaaaagGGGAAGAGGCAAGAGCAGGAGGGAAAGGCGAGGGAAAAATGGAAGGGGAAGGAGAGAGGGTGGAAAAGTAAGGAAAATTCATAGTCCTTAAATAAAAACTGTGTAGCATTATGTTCCTCCCATGTGTGAAAAGTATACTGTGCACAACGGTTTTCGGATGCATGGCTATAAATCTGACATGAAATATgaccaaagcatatccctctatagtttgtacttgtctcaatccagagcactaagtatcatttctgtctgctgcctctttCCTCTGCTATTTTGAcaaattttcctgacaccaagagtaaaaaaaagtgacacgGGAGGGAGCATCAGTACTGCGATCTGTTGggttgtgtgggtttttttttccttcagccccagtagtttaaacaaaaaaaggagaaaaaaaaatctttacgtgTGTACCTAGCCTTGGCTAGAATGGGGCATTGCTGATGACAGatggtggatctctgtgttttgtGACCTTGTATGTTAAGTGgcagtttttttaaatatctggTTGTCGGCACGCCCAGAAAATGATAATGTCCAACTTGTTTTCCCAGCCTTTTCTATTTTTGTCTTTGCATTAGTAGTAATCAAAGTCACTGCTGACTACTAGATTCTAATTACTGCCTCGAATTCATAATTTGTCTAGCCCCTTTTTAGGTTTCACTTGTGAAGCAAAGTGCTTTGTTCTTGCTTGCTTTATTATGTCTGGCCACTAAGATTGAGATAAAGATGACAACCCTGAAGCCTCTACTGCACTGAAGTGCTGAGCTCTGCCTGAATTCTCCCCTTCTGGATTACAGAACTGCTCTGTTAAGTTATAGAGATGAGGACAGGAGGTGGTGTTCTGTAGGGCAGCATGGGAAGGCAGGGCGGACACTGACATTTTTACTTTAGCAGaggcactggggttgatttactaaaactggagagtgcaaaatctggcgcagatgtgcatagtaaccggcttcaattttttttttctttttttccttttcttttttttttttttttttgtcaaagcttaaagcgggagtttaccctaaaaagattgatgctcattttgtcaaggggaatcgcggtagttttttttaaaaacgaagcagtacttaccgtttttagagagcgatcttctacgccgttttcgggactgggcgttccttcttgattgacaggcttccgacggtcgcatctatcgcgtcacgagtagccgaaagaagccgaacgtcggtgcggctctatacggcgcctgcgcaccgacgttcggctactttcggaaaatcgtgacgcgatagatgcgaccgtcggaagcctgtcggaagactgtcaatcaagaaggaacgcccagtcccgcagcccatacccggaagcggcggagaagatgtatctctaaaacggtaagtacggcttcgattttaaaaaaacttccgcgattccccttgacaaaatgagcatgaatctaatcttaaaaatggtCATTTCCGGGTGACCCTCCACTTTAATTAAATACGCTAAAGTCAGTAGCTGatcggctaccatgcacagctgcaccggattttgcact contains:
- the LOC120917621 gene encoding reticulon-3-like; translated protein: MAESSVHQSSHISSSAGEKSGSCAESRPKHPSPESPGSPFEMIANSRGFDFQESEDKAINHGLSQMSTERPNQMETADEPLIRYTHPNWGFNEEESYGFMPHFRAGIRPDDLEPEIPVVEPNDNPKKASPEFTHEKVLPKSTVDERYLGQSLETPDVCGEAKDHSSAKREEPSYDFKSELRWADADDDMDSSGESDDTVIDAGWRVKSSELEQREHGEDGWVELHNAQQKNETKKENTVMVHEALANNSERLWSSQYSETQTTPLVDATDNLNKSASKTPESPHSEGFVDLADTYGTDPKTGVICYSESESLEDKVEENLTIEALRALADGTQDWNSESQESSPELLCPQFGSFEGLKTTEFQVSTDSFQDSSVDILTCKVHDLLYWRDVKKSGMVFGAIMVLLLSLAAFSIISVVSYLILSLLTVTIGFRIYKSVMQAVQKSDEGHPFKALLDQDITLSSDSFQKRVSSSLVHVNRALKYIVRLFLVEDLIDSLKLALFMWLMTYVGAVFNGITLLILGVLVAFIAPVVYEKYKVQIDHYVSLVHNQVKAITEKIQAKLPGALKKKTE